One Chroicocephalus ridibundus chromosome 10, bChrRid1.1, whole genome shotgun sequence DNA window includes the following coding sequences:
- the PPARG gene encoding peroxisome proliferator-activated receptor gamma, producing MVDTEMPFWPINFGISPVDLSAMDDHTHSFDIKPFTTVDFSSISSPHYEDIPLARADQTSIDYKYDIKLQDCQSAIKLEPPSPPYFSEKVQLYNKPHEESSNSLMAIECRVCGDKASGFHYGVHACEGCKGFFRRTIRLKLIYDRCDLNCRIHKKSRNKCQYCRFQKCLAVGMSHNAIRFGRMPQAEKEKLLAEISSDIDQLNPESADLRALAKHLYDSYIKSFPLTKAKARAILTGKTTDKSPFVIYDMNSLMMGEDQIKCKHVSPLQEENKEVAIRIFQRCQFRSVEAVQEITEFAKNIPGFVNLDLNDQVTLLKYGVHEIIYTLLASLMNKDGVLISDGQGFMTREFLKSLRKPFCDFMEPKFEFAVKFNALELDDSDLAIFIAVIILSGDRPGLLNVKPIEDIQDNLLQALELQLKLNHPESSQLFAKLLQKMTDLRQIVTEHVQLLQIIKKTETDMSLHPLLQEIYKDLY from the exons ATGGTTGACACAGAAATGCCGTTTTGGCCCATTAATTTTGGAATTAGTCCAGTGGATCTGTCTGCGATGGATGATCATACGCATTCCTTTGACATAAAGCCATTTACCACTGttgatttttcaagcatttcGTCACCGCACTATGAAGATATTCCTCTTGCAAGAGCTGATCAGACGAGCATTGATTATAAATATGATATCAAGCTCCAGGATTGCCAAA GTGCAATCAAATTGGAGCCTCCGTCCCCAccctatttttcagaaaaagttcaGTTGTACAATAAACCTCATGAGGAGTCTTCCAACTCCCTTATGGCTATCGAATGCCGTGTCTGCGGGGACAAGGCCTCTGGATTTCATTATGGTGTGCACGCGTGTGAGGGTTGTAAG GGCTTTTTTCGAAGAACAATCAGATTAAAGCTAATTTATGACAGGTGTGATCTTAATTGCCGCATccataagaaaagcagaaataaatgtcaATACTGCAGATTTCAGAAATGCCTCGCTGTTGGAATGTCACATAATG CCATCAGGTTTGGGCGAATGCCACAAGCGGAGAAGGAGAAGCTCTTGGCAGAGATTTCCAGCGACATCGACCAGTTAAACCCTGAATCTGCTGATCTACGAGCACTTGCCAAGCATTTGTATGACTCATACATAAAGTCCTTCCCTCTGACCAAAGCCAAGGCGAGGGCGATCTTGACAGGAAAGACGACAGACAAATCA ccATTTGTTATTTATGACATGAACTCTCTAATGATGGGAGAAGATCAGATCAAGTGCAAGCACGTGTCACCGCTGCAGGAGGAGAACAAAGAGGTAGCGATTCGCATTTTCCAGCGCTGTCAGTTTCGCTCTGTGGAGGCAGTGCAGGAGATTACAGAATTTGCCAAGAACATTCCAGGTTTCGTGAATCTTGACCTGAATGATCAAGTAACTCTCCTGAAATACGGGGTCCATGAGATCATATAtactctcctggcttctctgatGAATAAAGATGGAGTTCTTATATCTGATGGACAAGGATTCATGACACGGGAGTTTCTGAAGAGCCTGAGAAAACCTTTTTGTGACTTTATGGAGCCCAAGTTCGAGTTTGCTGTGAAGTTCAATGCACTGGAATTAGATGACAGTGACCTGGCAATATTTATAGCTGTCATTATACTAAGTGGAG ATCGCCCAGGTTTGTTAAATGTGAAGCCCATTGAAGATATACAAGACAATCTGCTGCAAGCTTTGGAGCTCCAGCTAAAGCTGAATCATCCGGAATCATCACAGCTGTTTGCAAAGTTGCTTCAGAAAATGACGGACCTCAGACAGATTGTAACGGAACACGTGCAGCTGTtgcaaataataaagaaaacGGAGACAGATATGAGTCTTCATCCACTCCTACAAGAAATCTATAAAGACTTATATTAA